One genomic segment of Deltaproteobacteria bacterium includes these proteins:
- the pyrF gene encoding orotidine-5'-phosphate decarboxylase: MRPMKDRIIVALDTDSPEAALATVKALSGEVGMFKVGMELFPRGGPELVRRIREAGFDVFLDLKFHDIPNTVAGAVRSAAALGVKFATVHASGGRAMLTAAAESARGTGTTILAVTVLTSLDDADLADVGFSLGAAEAVARLADLAVSCGVKGIVCSAKEVEAVRSRVGKGVTLVTPGVRMQGDAVGDQKRVVTPAEAIRRGADYLVVGRPITKAEDPAAAARAIAASMRGVMTKGERS, translated from the coding sequence GTGCGCCCCATGAAGGACCGGATCATCGTCGCTCTCGACACCGACTCCCCCGAGGCCGCCCTTGCGACCGTCAAGGCGCTTTCGGGCGAGGTCGGGATGTTCAAGGTCGGGATGGAGCTGTTCCCCCGGGGTGGCCCCGAACTGGTCCGCCGCATCCGCGAGGCCGGGTTCGATGTTTTCCTCGATCTTAAATTCCACGACATCCCCAACACGGTCGCCGGCGCCGTCCGCTCCGCCGCGGCGCTCGGGGTGAAATTCGCAACGGTCCACGCCTCCGGCGGTCGGGCGATGCTCACGGCGGCCGCGGAAAGCGCTCGCGGCACGGGGACGACGATTCTCGCCGTGACCGTCCTCACCAGCCTGGACGACGCGGACCTCGCGGACGTCGGGTTCTCCCTCGGCGCGGCGGAGGCGGTTGCGCGACTCGCCGACCTCGCGGTTTCCTGCGGGGTCAAAGGGATCGTCTGCTCCGCGAAGGAAGTCGAGGCTGTGCGCTCCCGCGTCGGGAAGGGGGTCACCCTCGTCACTCCCGGCGTGCGGATGCAGGGGGACGCCGTGGGGGACCAGAAGCGGGTGGTGACGCCGGCCGAGGCGATCCGGAGGGGCGCGGATTACCTGGTCGTCGGACGGCCGATCACGAAGGCGGAGGACCCGGCGGCGGCGGCGCGAGCGATCGCGGCGTCGATGCGCGGCGTCATGACGAAAGGGGAACGATCTTGA
- the ispG gene encoding flavodoxin-dependent (E)-4-hydroxy-3-methylbut-2-enyl-diphosphate synthase: MKSRRDTRRIHVGGVPVGGGSPVSVQSMTNTDTRDVRATVAQIRSLAREGCEIARVAVPDAKAAAAFGKIRAGSPIPVIADIHFDHRLAIACADAGADCLRINPGNVGGEKNTIEVLRAARANRIPVRIGVNAGSVEKDLLAKHGGPTPKALVASAARYLKICEKARFTALKFSLKASDVVTTIEAYRLFSRRYDFPLHIGVTEAGTIFSGTIKSSVGIGVLLAEGIGDTLRVSLTGPPEEEVRVGWEILKSLGLRHRGPVFISCPTCGRVSIDIVKIATEVERRLSHLPVPLKVAVMGCAVNGPGEAREADVGVAGGKGEGLIFVRGKIVKKVKESEIAAEVVRIAETLAAEKRRGE; this comes from the coding sequence ATGAAATCCCGAAGAGATACCCGCCGCATCCACGTCGGCGGCGTGCCCGTGGGCGGGGGATCCCCTGTCTCCGTCCAAAGCATGACGAACACCGACACCCGGGACGTCCGGGCGACCGTTGCGCAGATCCGGTCGCTTGCCCGGGAGGGGTGCGAAATCGCCCGGGTCGCCGTGCCCGACGCGAAGGCGGCCGCGGCGTTCGGGAAGATCCGCGCCGGGTCGCCGATCCCGGTCATCGCCGACATCCACTTCGACCACCGGCTGGCGATCGCCTGCGCCGACGCGGGGGCGGATTGCCTGCGGATCAACCCCGGGAACGTCGGCGGGGAGAAGAACACGATTGAGGTCTTAAGGGCGGCGCGGGCGAATCGGATCCCGGTGCGGATCGGAGTCAACGCGGGGTCGGTCGAGAAAGACCTTCTTGCGAAACACGGCGGGCCGACGCCGAAAGCGCTCGTGGCGAGCGCCGCGCGGTACCTGAAGATCTGTGAAAAGGCGCGCTTCACGGCGCTCAAATTCTCCCTGAAGGCGTCCGACGTGGTGACGACGATCGAGGCGTATCGCCTCTTCTCCCGCCGGTACGATTTTCCTTTGCACATAGGAGTGACGGAGGCGGGGACGATCTTCTCGGGGACGATCAAGTCGTCCGTCGGGATCGGCGTTCTACTGGCGGAGGGGATCGGCGATACGTTGCGGGTATCGCTCACGGGTCCCCCGGAGGAGGAGGTCCGCGTCGGCTGGGAGATCCTGAAAAGCCTCGGGCTGCGCCATCGGGGACCGGTGTTCATCTCGTGCCCCACCTGCGGCAGGGTGTCGATCGATATCGTGAAGATCGCGACCGAGGTGGAGCGGCGGTTGTCGCACCTGCCCGTTCCCCTGAAGGTCGCCGTGATGGGGTGCGCCGTGAACGGCCCGGGCGAGGCGCGCGAGGCCGACGTGGGGGTGGCGGGCGGCAAGGGGGAAGGGCTCATCTTCGTGAGGGGCAAGATCGTGAAGAAGGTGAAGGAGAGCGAGATCGCGGCCGAGGTCGTCCGCATCGCGGAAACGTTGGCCGCCGAAAAAAGGAGAGGCGAGTGA
- a CDS encoding proline--tRNA ligase gives MRYSRYLMPTTKETPSDAEVVSHRLMLRAGLLRKVASGIYNYLPAGLRVLRKVERILREEMDGAGALEVLMPAVVPSELWKESGRWDAYGKELLRFKDRADREFCLGPTHEEVVTDLVRREVRSYRQLPLTLYQIQDKFRDEIRPRFGLMRGREFFMKDAYSFDADEEGAAESYRKMYDAYCRIFRRMGLDFRAVEADTGTIGGSSSHEFMVIADSGEDAIVSCASCAYGANVEKAECVPSVAAPSEKGNGAAKEGNPRKVPTPGKRTIEEVSAFLAIDPATLIKTLLFETSVGDVAVLVSGVHEVNETKVKNHLGAEFVRLAGEERVRQMTGAPSGFAGPVGLSVRTIADHSVRSIASGATGANEKDVHLVDVVPGRDFTPEAYADLRVVREGDACPRCGGALRFSRGIEVGHVFRLGTKYSEAMRAVYLDEGGKERETVMGCYGIGVGRTAAAAIEQNHDGDGIIWPISIAPFEVAVIPVNVKQADVMAAAERVAADLDARGVEVFFDDREERPGIKFKDADLTGIPVRITLGEKNVTAGFGEIRDRKTGETVRIPLAELANEAFALVEKKKAECAP, from the coding sequence ATCCGGTATTCCCGATATCTGATGCCGACCACCAAGGAGACGCCGTCCGACGCGGAGGTCGTCAGCCACCGGCTGATGCTGCGCGCGGGGCTCCTCCGGAAAGTGGCTTCGGGGATCTACAACTATCTGCCCGCTGGGCTGCGCGTCCTGCGCAAGGTGGAGCGGATCCTGCGCGAGGAAATGGACGGGGCGGGGGCGCTGGAGGTGCTGATGCCCGCGGTGGTGCCATCCGAGCTCTGGAAGGAGAGCGGCCGGTGGGACGCCTACGGGAAGGAGCTGCTCCGGTTCAAGGACCGGGCGGACCGGGAGTTCTGCCTCGGCCCCACCCATGAAGAGGTGGTCACCGACCTCGTGCGGCGGGAAGTCCGGTCGTACCGGCAGCTACCGCTCACCCTCTACCAGATCCAGGACAAGTTCCGCGACGAGATCCGTCCCCGCTTCGGGCTGATGCGCGGCCGCGAGTTCTTCATGAAGGACGCCTACTCGTTCGACGCGGACGAGGAGGGAGCGGCCGAATCGTACCGGAAGATGTACGACGCCTACTGCCGGATCTTCCGCCGGATGGGGCTCGATTTCCGCGCGGTCGAGGCGGACACCGGGACCATCGGCGGTTCGAGCTCGCACGAGTTCATGGTGATCGCAGACTCCGGCGAGGACGCGATCGTCTCCTGCGCCTCCTGCGCCTACGGGGCGAACGTCGAGAAGGCGGAATGCGTCCCCTCCGTAGCGGCACCATCGGAGAAAGGAAACGGCGCCGCAAAGGAGGGTAATCCCCGCAAAGTCCCCACCCCCGGCAAGCGGACGATCGAGGAGGTGTCGGCCTTCCTCGCGATCGATCCCGCGACGCTCATCAAGACGCTCCTGTTCGAAACGTCCGTCGGGGACGTCGCCGTCCTCGTCTCCGGAGTCCATGAGGTGAACGAGACCAAGGTGAAGAACCACCTCGGCGCCGAATTCGTCCGGCTGGCAGGGGAGGAGCGCGTGCGGCAGATGACGGGTGCCCCGTCGGGGTTCGCCGGGCCCGTCGGGCTCTCCGTGCGGACGATCGCCGATCACTCGGTGCGGTCGATCGCTTCGGGGGCCACCGGCGCGAACGAGAAGGATGTCCATCTCGTCGATGTCGTTCCCGGGAGGGATTTCACCCCGGAAGCGTACGCGGACCTGCGGGTGGTTCGCGAGGGAGACGCCTGCCCGCGGTGCGGCGGGGCGCTCCGGTTCTCGCGCGGGATCGAGGTCGGGCACGTCTTCCGGCTCGGTACGAAATACAGCGAGGCGATGCGGGCGGTCTACCTCGACGAGGGCGGCAAGGAGCGGGAGACCGTGATGGGGTGCTACGGCATCGGCGTCGGGCGGACCGCGGCGGCGGCGATCGAGCAGAACCACGACGGCGACGGGATCATCTGGCCGATCTCCATCGCACCGTTCGAGGTCGCCGTCATCCCCGTAAACGTGAAGCAGGCGGATGTGATGGCGGCCGCGGAGCGGGTGGCGGCGGATCTCGACGCGCGCGGGGTGGAGGTCTTTTTCGACGACCGCGAGGAGCGCCCCGGCATCAAGTTCAAGGACGCGGACCTGACGGGAATCCCCGTGCGCATCACCCTCGGGGAAAAGAACGTGACGGCCGGGTTCGGCGAGATCCGCGACCGGAAGACGGGGGAGACGGTCCGGATCCCGCTGGCGGAGCTGGCGAACGAGGCGTTCGCGCTGGTCGAGAAGAAAAAAGCGGAGTGCGCCCCATGA